In Rhodamnia argentea isolate NSW1041297 chromosome 11, ASM2092103v1, whole genome shotgun sequence, one genomic interval encodes:
- the LOC115756823 gene encoding glyceraldehyde-3-phosphate dehydrogenase A, chloroplastic isoform X2 — MASAALSVAKPSLQANGKGFAEFSGLRNSASVSFGRKNSDDFLSVIAFQTSAVGSNGGYRKGVVEAKLKVAINGFGRIGRNFLRCWHGRKDSPLDVIVINDTGGIKQASHLLKYDSTLGIFDADVKPVGTDAISVDGKVIKVVSNRNPLNLPWKDMDIDLVIEGTGVFVDRDGAGKHIEAGAKKVLITAPGKGDIPTYVIGVNADLYNPAEPIISNASCTTNCLAPFVKVLDQKFGIIKGTMTTTHSYTGDQRLLDASHRDLRRARAAALNIVPTSTGAAKAVALVLPSLKGKLNGIALRVPTPNVSVVDLVVQVSKKTFAEEVNAGFRESADKELKGILSVCDEPLVSVDFRCSDVSSTVDASLTMVMGDDMVKVIAWYDNEWGYSQRVVDLADIVANNWK, encoded by the exons ATGGCCTCTGCTGCCCTTTCTGTAGCCAAGCCATCCCTTCAG GCGAACGGAAAGGGATTTGCGGAATTCTCCGGTCTTCGCAACTCCGCCTCGGTCTCGTTCGGGAGGAAGAACTCGGACGACTTCCTCTCCGTCATTGCCTTCCAGACCTCTGCA GTGGGAAGCAATGGTGGATACAGAAAGGGAGTGGTAGAGGCAAAGCTGAAGGTGGCCATCAATGGGTTCGGCAGGATCGGCCGCAACTTCCTGAGGTGCTGGCACGGCCGCAAGGACTCGCCCCTTGATGTCATTGTCATCAATGACACCGGCGGCATCAAGCAAGCCTCCCACCTCCTCAAGTACGACTCCACCCTCGGCATCTTCGACGCTGATGTCAAGCCTGTGGGCACTGACGCCATCTCGGTCGACGGCAAGGTCATCAAGGTCGTCTCCAACCGCAACCCGCTCAACCTCCCCTGGAA GGACATGGATATTGACCTCGTGATTGAGGGAACGGGAGTTTTCGTGGACAGGGATGGAGCAGGGAAGCACATTGAGGCCGGGGCGAAGAAGGTGCTCATCACAGCGCCCGGCAAGGGCGACATCCCGACGTACGTCATCGGGGTCAATGCCGACCTCTACAACCCGGCCGAACCCATCATTAGCAATGCCTCTTGCACCACCAACTGCCTCGCCCCCTTCGTCAAGGTCCTCGACCAGAAGTTTG GCATCATCAAGGGCACCATGACCACCACCCACTCGTACACCGGCGACCAGAGGCTGCTCGACGCGAGCCATCGCGACCTCAGGCGCGCCAGGGCTGCCGCCCTCAACATCGTGCCGACTTCCACCGGGGCGGCCAAGGCCGTGGCCCTCGTCCTGCCGTCCCTCAAGGGCAAGTTGAACGGGATCGCCCTCCGCGTTCCGACCCCGAACGTGTCGGTGGTCGACCTCGTGGTGCAGGTCTCCAAGAAGACCTTCGCGGAGGAGGTGAACGCGGGCTTCAGGGAGAGCGCCGACAAGGAGCTCAAGGGCATACTCTCGGTGTGCGACGAGCCCCTGGTCTCTGTCGACTTCCGGTGCTCCGACGTGTCGTCCACGGTGGACGCGTCGCTGACCATGGTGATGGGGGATGACATGGTCAAGGTGATTGCCTGGTACGACAATGAGTGGGGCTACTCTCAGAGAGTTGTGGATTTGGCCGACATCGTTGCCAACAACTGGAAGTGA
- the LOC115756823 gene encoding glyceraldehyde-3-phosphate dehydrogenase A, chloroplastic isoform X1: MASAALSVAKPSLQANGKGFAEFSGLRNSASVSFGRKNSDDFLSVIAFQTSLKVGSNGGYRKGVVEAKLKVAINGFGRIGRNFLRCWHGRKDSPLDVIVINDTGGIKQASHLLKYDSTLGIFDADVKPVGTDAISVDGKVIKVVSNRNPLNLPWKDMDIDLVIEGTGVFVDRDGAGKHIEAGAKKVLITAPGKGDIPTYVIGVNADLYNPAEPIISNASCTTNCLAPFVKVLDQKFGIIKGTMTTTHSYTGDQRLLDASHRDLRRARAAALNIVPTSTGAAKAVALVLPSLKGKLNGIALRVPTPNVSVVDLVVQVSKKTFAEEVNAGFRESADKELKGILSVCDEPLVSVDFRCSDVSSTVDASLTMVMGDDMVKVIAWYDNEWGYSQRVVDLADIVANNWK, encoded by the exons ATGGCCTCTGCTGCCCTTTCTGTAGCCAAGCCATCCCTTCAG GCGAACGGAAAGGGATTTGCGGAATTCTCCGGTCTTCGCAACTCCGCCTCGGTCTCGTTCGGGAGGAAGAACTCGGACGACTTCCTCTCCGTCATTGCCTTCCAGACCTC CTTGAAGGTGGGAAGCAATGGTGGATACAGAAAGGGAGTGGTAGAGGCAAAGCTGAAGGTGGCCATCAATGGGTTCGGCAGGATCGGCCGCAACTTCCTGAGGTGCTGGCACGGCCGCAAGGACTCGCCCCTTGATGTCATTGTCATCAATGACACCGGCGGCATCAAGCAAGCCTCCCACCTCCTCAAGTACGACTCCACCCTCGGCATCTTCGACGCTGATGTCAAGCCTGTGGGCACTGACGCCATCTCGGTCGACGGCAAGGTCATCAAGGTCGTCTCCAACCGCAACCCGCTCAACCTCCCCTGGAA GGACATGGATATTGACCTCGTGATTGAGGGAACGGGAGTTTTCGTGGACAGGGATGGAGCAGGGAAGCACATTGAGGCCGGGGCGAAGAAGGTGCTCATCACAGCGCCCGGCAAGGGCGACATCCCGACGTACGTCATCGGGGTCAATGCCGACCTCTACAACCCGGCCGAACCCATCATTAGCAATGCCTCTTGCACCACCAACTGCCTCGCCCCCTTCGTCAAGGTCCTCGACCAGAAGTTTG GCATCATCAAGGGCACCATGACCACCACCCACTCGTACACCGGCGACCAGAGGCTGCTCGACGCGAGCCATCGCGACCTCAGGCGCGCCAGGGCTGCCGCCCTCAACATCGTGCCGACTTCCACCGGGGCGGCCAAGGCCGTGGCCCTCGTCCTGCCGTCCCTCAAGGGCAAGTTGAACGGGATCGCCCTCCGCGTTCCGACCCCGAACGTGTCGGTGGTCGACCTCGTGGTGCAGGTCTCCAAGAAGACCTTCGCGGAGGAGGTGAACGCGGGCTTCAGGGAGAGCGCCGACAAGGAGCTCAAGGGCATACTCTCGGTGTGCGACGAGCCCCTGGTCTCTGTCGACTTCCGGTGCTCCGACGTGTCGTCCACGGTGGACGCGTCGCTGACCATGGTGATGGGGGATGACATGGTCAAGGTGATTGCCTGGTACGACAATGAGTGGGGCTACTCTCAGAGAGTTGTGGATTTGGCCGACATCGTTGCCAACAACTGGAAGTGA
- the LOC115756828 gene encoding heavy metal-associated isoprenylated plant protein 35-like → MAKEAELKKIELKVSVDCCDGCKKKVKKALQAVEGVLKTEIDPSQPKVTVLGNVDPQILIKKLARVGKQAEVWIRKNKNDDRDKREKETPKTGSEPAKCSESNDKPKGKTNEAIPSKDEGKKKASKKNEETDNNKNNSSSKSSANTEAIKNEAPFPSRLSESNNFMYPIPGIVQGDPKTSTQCFYLVEPRPMGIPCYAVCSYMASLPPTSYGQEYYSHERRPVQMEFQTPLARVGDYFDDENTVGCHVM, encoded by the exons ATGGCCAAGGAAGCTGAACTCAAG AAGATTGAGCTGAAGGTGTCTGTTGACTGCTGTGATGGCTGCAAGAAGAAGGTCAAGAAGGCTTTGCAAGCAGTTGAAG GCGTTTTGAAGACGGAAATTGATCCTTCGCAGCCGAAGGTCACAGTCCTCGGAAATGTGGATCCCCAGATACTGATCAAGAAACTAGCCCGAGTCGGAAAACAAGCAGAAGTTTGGATTCGCAAGAACAAGAATGATGACAGAgacaaaagagagaaggaaaccCCCAAAACCGGGTCAGAGCCAGCAAAGTGCTCGGAATCAAATGATAAACCGAAAGGAAAAACCAATGAGGCAATCCCCTCTAAAGatgaaggcaaaaaaaaagcttcaaagAAGAACGAGGAAACAGATAACAACAaaaacaacagcagcagcaagaGTTCTGCAAACACTGAGGCTATTAAAAACGAGGCTCCTTTTCCTTCAAGACTATCCGAGTCCAATAATTTTATGTATCCAATCCCAGGCATTGTGCAAGGTGATCCTAAGACAAGTACCCAATGCTTTTACTTGGTCGAGCCTCGTCCTATGGGAATCCCATGTTACGCGGTATGCTCGTATATGGCTTCTTTGCCTCCAACAAGTTATGGCCAAGAATATTACTCCCATGAGAGGCGACCGGTACAGATGGAATTTCAGACGCCATTGGCCCGCGTAGGAGACTACTTTGATGACGAGAACACGGTGGGATGCCATGTGATGTGA
- the LOC115756818 gene encoding tyrosine--tRNA ligase, chloroplastic/mitochondrial translates to MATSAATAAACRLFFSFNPTSLSPLKGRPSFLFPTLTPTLALPPLNSTSRTTHSTTLSPQPPPSSDGDRDLPRRLPNVVDVLEERGLLESVTSENLRSACSSGSGLRVYCGFDPTAESLHLGNLLGIIVLSWFRRCGHRTVALLGGATARVGDPSGKSLERPELDLEALERNTAGIAATVTRILGKSSDGDDDGSFVILNNYDWWKGVKLLDFLKRVGRYARVGTMIAKESVKKRLESEQGMSYTEFTYQLLQGYDFLHLFQNEGVSVQIGGSDQWGNITAGTELIRKILQLEGAYGLTFPLLLKSDGTKFGKSEDGAIWLSPSMLSPYKFYQYFFSVPDTDVIRFLKVLTFLEIEEINEMERDMKRPGYVPNTAQRRLAEEVTRFVHGEDGLQEALKATEALKPGAETKLDWKTIEGIAEDVPSCSLSYDDVLNCSLVDLSVLASLMESKSAARRLLKQGGMYLNNCRVNGEDKRIEVEDIVDGKVLLLSAGKKNKVIVRIS, encoded by the coding sequence ATGGCAACATCGGCTGCAACGGCAGCCGCTTGCAgactcttcttctccttcaaccCAACCTCTCTCTCCCCACTCAAGGGACGACCCTCCTTCCTCTTCCCCACCCTCACCCCGACCCTCGCTCTCCCTCCTCTCAATTCCACCTCTCGCACCACCCACTCCACCACCCTCTCTCCCCAGCCCCCACCCTCCTCCGACGGCGACCGGGATCTCCCTCGCCGCCTCCCCAACGTCGTCGACGTCCTCGAGGAACGGGGCTTGCTCGAGTCCGTCACCAGCGAGAACCTCCGCTCGGCTTGCTCTTCGGGCTCCGGCTTGAGGGTCTATTGCGGCTTCGACCCGACTGCGGAAAGTTTGCACCTTGGCAATCTCCTGGGCATAATCGTGCTCTCTTGGTTCCGGAGGTGCGGCCACCGCACCGTCGCGCTCCTTGGCGGCGCCACCGCCCGCGTCGGCGACCCCTCTGGCAAGAGTCTCGAGCGGCCCGAGCTGGATTTAGAGGCCCTGGAGAGGAACACAGCGGGGATTGCGGCGACAGTGACTAGGATTCTCGGTAAGAGCAGTGACGGTGATGATGATGGTTCTTTTGTGATTTTGAATAATTATGACTGGTGGAAAGGtgtgaaattgcttgatttcttGAAGAGGGTGGGGAGATATGCTAGGGTTGGGACGATGATAGCCAAGGAAAGTGTGAAAAAGAGGTTGGAGTCGGAGCAAGGGATGAGTTACACTGAGTTCACTTATCAGTTGTTACAGGGTTATGATTTCCTGCACTTGTTTCAGAATGAGGGGGTTAGTGTGCAGATTGGAGGAAGTGATCAATGGGGTAACATAACTGCCGGCACTGAGTTGATCCGGAAGATCTTGCAGTTGGAAGGGGCTTATGGCCTCACATTCCCCCTTCTGCTGAAGAGCGACGGCACGAAGTTCGGGAAGTCGGAGGATGGTGCGATTTGGCTGTCGCCGTCGATGCTGTCTCCTTACAAGTTTTATCAGTACTTCTTTTCCGTTCCTGACACAGATGTCATTAGGTTTCTCAAAGTTCTCACCTTCTTGGAGATCGAGGAGATAAATGAGATGGAGAGGGATATGAAAAGACCGGGCTATGTGCCTAACACGGCGCAGCGGAGGCTTGCTGAGGAGGTCACCCGTTTTGTTCACGGGGAGGATGGTTTGCAGGAGGCTCTTAAGGCGACTGAAGCGTTGAAGCCTGGAGCTGAAACAAAATTGGATTGGAAGACCATTGAGGGAATAGCAGAAGATGTCCCGTCCTGTTCCTTAAGTTATGATGATGTGTTGAATTGTTCTCTTGTAGACCTTTCGGTTTTGGCTAGCTTGATGGAGAGTAAATCAGCTGCTCGTAGATTGCTGAAGCAAGGGGGTATGTATTTGAACAACTGTAGAGTCAATGGTGAGGATAAGAGGATTGAGGTTGAAGATATCGTTGATGGGAAGGTTCTTCTGCTATCAGCAGGTAAAAAGAATAAGGTCATTGTACGGATTTCCTAG